The genomic segment agagtactcaggaccttagactggggcgaaggttcaccttccaacaggacaatgaccataagcacacaaacaagacaatgcaggagtggctttgggacaagtctctgaatgtccttgagtggcccagccagagcccggaattgaacctgatcgaacatctctggagagacctgaaaatagctgtgcagcgacgctccccatccaacctgacagagcttgagaggttctgcagagaagaaagggagaaactctccaaatacaggtgtgccaagcttgaggctgtaattgctgccaaagatgtttcaacaaagtattgaatgaagggtctgaatacctaatgtaaatgtcatatttttaagggaactgtttttgctttgtcattatggggtattgtgtgtagattgagggggggaaactattttatcaattttaaaataaggctgtagcctacaaaatgtagaaaaagtcaaggggtctgaatactatccgaagccactgtatgtatatttttGTATTCGTACCTTCTGAGCCTTCTGTATATGAGGACAGTGGTGAAGCTGTGATTCCAAAGACACAAAGGTTTTCTTTCCATGTCCTCTCCAGAGAAGCAGTGTCGCCAGGCAAGCAGTGCGAGCAGATTGCGGCCGAGACCCTGTGGCTGGCAGGAACCCTTCACCTCTAGGGAAACACCAGAACAAGCCTGTTCTCACACGGATGGGCATAGAGCCACGACTTGTCCACATTCCCAGTCCCATTCTGACTGGAGACCCCTACTGCTGGTCATACCACTCCGCATGGGAATAAACCACATCAACCCTGTCTACATCCAGGCCCTCAAGGTACTGGGCCATCAATGCTTTCTGTGATGGGATTGGGGATTTCTCTTATTATTCAATTGATACTAAACTACTATGCAATATTCCTGCATTTACTGTTGCCTTTAAAtagttatactgtactgactCCATGTGTTGTCCCATTCAGGAGTGTTTTAAAATGCCACAGTCCTGTGGTGTGCTGGGAGGAAAGCCCAATCTGGCCTATTACTTCATCGGATTTGTAGGTGAGCCTAAGAGGAAACCGGAACTGAAGGTTCCCAAATAGGTAGTAACAAAAGGAGATAAACCTGTGAGTTGTCTAGCCAACATGTTCAGCAGGCCTTCTTGTGTTCTCCAGGAGAGGAGCTGATCTACCTGGACCCCCACACCACCCAGTCAGCCGTGGAGGCTGGCAGTGGAGTGGACGACCAGAGCTACCACTGTCTGAGGAGCCCACGCCGCATGAAGATCACCAACCTGGACCCCTCTGTGGCCCTGGTGAGAGCTGTACCCACACACCGACCACCACAAACTGTTATACCACTGAGCCTCCTATCTCATGGGCCTTGTTTTCATAGTTGAATTTGAAGTGCATGCTGGTATGTTCTAAAAAGTTGCTCTAATGGGACTTTTGTATACTGTGGTGATGATTTTGTATACTGTGGTGATGATTTTGTATACTGTGGTGATGATTTTGCCACATAATTGCTAATCAAAattctgtttttttcccccaaggGATTTTTTTGTAAGAGTGAAGATGACTTTGACAGTTGGTGTAACCTGGTCCAGCAGGTAAGAGTCATCCACTCAAGTCACAATTGTATGTAGATGGATATTGTCCGGTGGTTGATATGTCCCATGTCGTTGTCCTTTTTAAGGAGATTCAGATGAAGAGGAACCTGAGGATGTTTGAGCTGGTGGAGAATCACCCGCCCCACTGGCCCCCCTTCGTTCCTCCCACCAAACCAGAGGTCCAGACCACAGGGGCAGGTATGAGCATACCTACCAGACAGATCCACTAATATTACACCAATAACAAGACATCCTTGCCGCAAATATCAAGCTTCCACTCTCTGGTATTTCCCTATATTGTTTCGAAGTGACAGTATAGGTCTATACATGAAGTGCATTTATTTCTTGAACCTCATTGAAACTCTTATGTAGTGTTTAAACTCAACTGACACATGCTAACCAAAATTAAGTGTGTTATATCAAACTGATTACTGTTCTCTTTTCAAACAGAGTTCATCGAATCGACCGACAAGCTGTTTGAGTCTGAAGAGGAGTTTGAGATCCTCAACGTGTGACCAGCCTCTCATTCGCTCCCCTCTGCTCATTCCAGTGGATGGTGATTGGGTGGATTACCTTGGCTCCCATGTTCCATACTGTGCTGTAGAAGTGCCTCAGAACAACACCAAGCACAAACTGCTTACCACTTTGCAAAAAAAACACTAACAACCCAGCAAGAGACGATAAAAACTAGGAAAGATCCTAGACAACTCAAGACagaatttgttatttttattttttacattttttaattattTATATTTCCTAATTTTTGGTGGGgtaataattttttaaaactgcattgtttaagggcttgtaagcatttcactgtaaggtctacacctgttgtattcggcgcatgtgacaaataaaatgtgatttgaagtCAGGAACATGGTGTATACAGTAAACACAAGCTTGGACTGTCTCATTGTTATGTTGGAACCAGGAAACAAAGCCAGGGACAATGGTTGTCTCTACATGAAACAGGCTTTCTTTGTCTGTGTTAGACTTGTTTAATGAACAAGAGAGACGAAGACCGTTCAGATGCATGAACCGCATTGTACCGTGAGACTACACGTCTGCTGCAGCAGGGAAAGGACCTCGGTGAAGACAGCAGGGAAAGGACCTCGGTGAAGACAGCAGGGAAAGGACCTCGGTGAAGACAGCAGGGAAAGGACCTAGGTGAAGACAGCAGGGAAAGGACCTAGGTGAAGACAGCAGGGAAAGGACCTAGGTGAAGACAGCAGGGAAAGGACCTAGGTGAAGACAGCAGAGAAAGGACCTAGGTGAAGACAGCAGGAAAGGACCTAGGTGAAGACAGCAGGGAAAGGACCTAGGTGAAGACAGCAGGGAAAGGACCTAGGTGAAGACAGCAGGGAAAGGACCTCGGTGAAGACAGCAGGGAAAGGACCTCGGTGAAGACAGCAGGGAAAGGACCTCGGTGAAGACAGCAGGGAAAGGACCTCGGTGAAGACAGCAGGGAAAGGACCTCGGTGAAGACAGGCACGAGGATATGTCTGAAGAAGCCATTTCCTCAGCACTAACACCTGACGCCGGGAGACAGAAATATGCAGACAGTGttaaaatacaaaacatacaacCAATAACTTGTTTATTAAGAAAAGTGC from the Oncorhynchus tshawytscha isolate Ot180627B linkage group LG33, Otsh_v2.0, whole genome shotgun sequence genome contains:
- the LOC112231145 gene encoding cysteine protease ATG4A isoform X2, encoding MEAGKTELLSDVHSRLWFTYRKKFSPIGGTGPSSDAGWGCMLRCGQMILAQALVCSQLGRAWRWRAQGGQPEKYHRILHCFLDRKDSCYSIHQMAQMGVGEGKSVGEWYGPNTVAQVLKKLALFDDWNSLAVYVSMDNTVVIEDIKKQCRQASSASRLRPRPCGWQEPFTSRETPEQACSHTDGHRATTCPHSQSHSDWRPLLLVIPLRMGINHINPVYIQALKECFKMPQSCGVLGGKPNLAYYFIGFVGEELIYLDPHTTQSAVEAGSGVDDQSYHCLRSPRRMKITNLDPSVALGFFCKSEDDFDSWCNLVQQEIQMKRNLRMFELVENHPPHWPPFVPPTKPEVQTTGAEFIESTDKLFESEEEFEILNV
- the LOC112231145 gene encoding cysteine protease ATG4A isoform X1 gives rise to the protein MEAVLAKYENQINVFSEFLEDLPDTDEPVWVLGECYNAKTGKTELLSDVHSRLWFTYRKKFSPIGGTGPSSDAGWGCMLRCGQMILAQALVCSQLGRAWRWRAQGGQPEKYHRILHCFLDRKDSCYSIHQMAQMGVGEGKSVGEWYGPNTVAQVLKKLALFDDWNSLAVYVSMDNTVVIEDIKKQCRQASSASRLRPRPCGWQEPFTSRETPEQACSHTDGHRATTCPHSQSHSDWRPLLLVIPLRMGINHINPVYIQALKECFKMPQSCGVLGGKPNLAYYFIGFVGEELIYLDPHTTQSAVEAGSGVDDQSYHCLRSPRRMKITNLDPSVALGFFCKSEDDFDSWCNLVQQEIQMKRNLRMFELVENHPPHWPPFVPPTKPEVQTTGAEFIESTDKLFESEEEFEILNV
- the LOC112231145 gene encoding cysteine protease ATG4A isoform X3 yields the protein MLRCGQMILAQALVCSQLGRAWRWRAQGGQPEKYHRILHCFLDRKDSCYSIHQMAQMGVGEGKSVGEWYGPNTVAQVLKKLALFDDWNSLAVYVSMDNTVVIEDIKKQCRQASSASRLRPRPCGWQEPFTSRETPEQACSHTDGHRATTCPHSQSHSDWRPLLLVIPLRMGINHINPVYIQALKECFKMPQSCGVLGGKPNLAYYFIGFVGEELIYLDPHTTQSAVEAGSGVDDQSYHCLRSPRRMKITNLDPSVALGFFCKSEDDFDSWCNLVQQEIQMKRNLRMFELVENHPPHWPPFVPPTKPEVQTTGAEFIESTDKLFESEEEFEILNV